The following proteins come from a genomic window of Synechococcus sp. NB0720_010:
- the chlG gene encoding chlorophyll synthase ChlG, translating to MKGASGTTNIWKIRLQLMKPVTWIPLIWGVLCGAAASGNFHWSISEVGASIACMVMSGPLLAGFTQTINDYYDREIDAINEPYRPIPSGAIPLWQVKAQIWVLLLAGLGVAYGLDRWANHDTPVLFLLALGGSFVSYIYSAPPLKLKQNGWLGNYALGASYIALPWWAGQALFGHLTWTTAFLTLAYSLAGLGIAVVNDFKSVEGDRALGLQSLPVAFGIERASWISAGMIDVFQLAMVAVLIAIGQHFAAVLLVLLIVPQITFQDIWLLRDPVAFDVKYQASAQPFLVLGMLVTALAIGHSDLVVM from the coding sequence ATGAAAGGTGCCAGCGGCACCACCAACATCTGGAAGATCCGGCTTCAGCTGATGAAGCCCGTCACCTGGATTCCCTTGATCTGGGGGGTTCTCTGCGGAGCCGCGGCCTCAGGCAACTTCCACTGGAGCATCTCTGAGGTCGGTGCCTCGATCGCCTGCATGGTGATGAGCGGCCCGCTGCTGGCTGGGTTCACCCAGACCATCAACGACTACTACGACCGCGAGATCGACGCGATCAACGAGCCCTACCGGCCGATTCCCTCCGGAGCGATCCCCCTCTGGCAGGTCAAGGCGCAGATCTGGGTGCTGCTGCTGGCCGGACTCGGCGTGGCCTACGGCCTCGATCGTTGGGCCAACCACGACACCCCCGTGCTCTTCCTCCTGGCTCTGGGGGGCTCGTTTGTCAGTTACATCTATTCGGCTCCCCCGCTGAAGCTCAAGCAGAACGGCTGGCTGGGGAACTACGCCCTGGGCGCGAGCTATATCGCCCTGCCCTGGTGGGCCGGCCAGGCCCTCTTTGGTCACCTGACCTGGACCACTGCGTTCCTGACCCTGGCCTACTCCCTGGCGGGCTTGGGCATTGCCGTGGTGAACGACTTCAAGAGCGTCGAGGGAGATCGCGCCCTTGGTCTGCAATCGCTCCCCGTGGCCTTTGGCATCGAGAGGGCCAGCTGGATCAGCGCCGGAATGATCGATGTTTTTCAGCTGGCGATGGTGGCGGTGTTGATTGCCATCGGCCAACATTTCGCTGCCGTTCTGCTGGTGCTCTTGATCGTTCCTCAGATCACCTTCCAGGACATCTGGCTGCTGCGCGATCCGGTGGCCTTTGACGTGAAGTATCAAGCCAGCGCCCAGCCCTTCCTGGTGCTCGGCATGCTCGTCACCGCTCTGGCCATCGGCCACAGCGACCTGGTGGTGATGTGA
- a CDS encoding ComEC/Rec2 family competence protein, with protein MLLSGALAALSLGVLPLPLAARTALAVLLGLLQLYGCSRRGWPLLRRLALLLALLLLGTWGWIGRPHPLAADPVHWIPAAQRSVPVQLQAGLLQDTRPMGEGCAVLAELPQGRLRLRFLDCPQLHQGWRLQLEGRLQRLRSGPHPLLPGAAERLAGKGVWSELQVERWSLIARPPTPLADLRRRIAAELRRVGGEQQGGLLAALVLGQAMVPLPLSVKEAFRAAGLSHALAASGFHLSVLLGAVLLLTRRVSALVRWPAAFGAMALFGLLAGGQASVVRALLMGAMAFVLKESGRRSRPLALLLLCLLLMLLWRPSWLLDVGFQLSAAATAGLILSAGPLEERLGLGLPSWAAGALAIPLAASLWTLPLQLLHFGVVPSYAVLANVLAAPLLTPLTLGAMAMALTAVLLPPLLAAMAFLLVPLAQLLLALTQLMAGLPLAQLPIGRLGPLLLLLALVGLLPWWLPAARRWRLLLLPLALGLRLWQQSRDQLLLVRQAPRQWIVARHQGRAGLVSLKADASSCRRAEQLAQGLGIARFDWLLLLDPLPAEPKGCWSRLALTTVDRLLPQQRLRSPGLEVSRLSADSQGLLLSAGRQRWQVLPDRQAWWSWRRQGRSGGSLWLGFVPTARERKELQQRRGLTAWWPPAGSTSGWHQS; from the coding sequence TTGCTGTTGAGCGGAGCCCTGGCGGCGTTGTCGCTTGGGGTGCTGCCCCTTCCGCTCGCTGCTCGAACAGCTCTGGCTGTTCTGCTGGGGCTGCTTCAGCTCTATGGCTGCAGCCGTCGGGGCTGGCCGTTGTTGAGGCGGCTGGCCCTGCTTTTGGCCTTGCTGCTTCTGGGGACCTGGGGCTGGATCGGCCGTCCCCATCCCTTGGCGGCGGACCCGGTGCATTGGATCCCGGCGGCGCAGCGTTCCGTCCCGGTTCAGCTCCAGGCCGGCCTGCTCCAGGACACGCGTCCCATGGGCGAGGGCTGTGCGGTGTTGGCGGAGCTGCCGCAGGGGCGGCTGCGTTTGCGCTTTCTGGACTGCCCGCAGCTCCACCAGGGCTGGCGGCTGCAACTTGAGGGACGCCTGCAGCGCTTGCGTTCGGGACCGCACCCCCTGCTGCCTGGGGCGGCGGAGCGTTTGGCCGGCAAAGGGGTGTGGAGTGAACTCCAGGTCGAGCGCTGGAGCCTGATCGCCCGCCCGCCCACACCCCTGGCGGATCTGCGGCGACGGATTGCGGCGGAACTGCGGCGGGTTGGCGGAGAGCAACAGGGGGGGCTGCTGGCGGCGTTGGTCCTGGGGCAGGCGATGGTCCCCTTGCCGCTGAGCGTCAAGGAGGCCTTCCGCGCGGCGGGGCTCTCCCATGCCCTGGCGGCCAGTGGGTTTCATCTGAGCGTTCTGCTTGGGGCGGTGCTGCTGCTGACGCGCCGTGTTTCGGCCCTGGTGCGCTGGCCGGCGGCCTTCGGGGCGATGGCGCTCTTTGGCCTGCTGGCGGGTGGTCAGGCCTCGGTGGTTCGGGCCCTGTTGATGGGGGCGATGGCGTTTGTCCTGAAGGAGAGCGGCCGGCGTTCGCGGCCCTTGGCCTTGTTGCTGCTCTGTCTGCTGTTGATGCTGCTTTGGCGCCCCAGCTGGCTGCTGGATGTGGGCTTTCAGCTGAGCGCGGCAGCCACAGCGGGTTTGATCCTCTCGGCCGGCCCGCTGGAGGAGCGGTTAGGCCTTGGGCTCCCGAGCTGGGCCGCCGGCGCACTGGCGATTCCTCTGGCCGCCTCGCTCTGGACCCTGCCGCTGCAGCTGCTGCACTTCGGGGTGGTGCCCAGTTACGCCGTCCTGGCCAATGTCCTGGCCGCTCCGCTGCTGACGCCCCTGACCTTGGGGGCCATGGCGATGGCCCTGACGGCGGTGCTTCTGCCGCCGCTGCTCGCGGCCATGGCATTCCTGCTGGTGCCGCTGGCCCAGCTGTTGCTGGCCCTGACGCAGCTGATGGCGGGCTTGCCGCTGGCCCAGTTGCCGATCGGCCGGCTCGGACCGCTGTTGCTGTTGCTGGCCCTGGTTGGACTGCTGCCGTGGTGGCTGCCGGCGGCACGCCGCTGGCGCCTCTTGCTGCTGCCGCTGGCCCTCGGCCTGCGCCTCTGGCAGCAGAGCCGAGACCAGTTGCTGCTGGTGCGTCAGGCCCCGCGTCAGTGGATCGTGGCGCGCCACCAGGGCCGGGCAGGCCTGGTGAGCCTGAAGGCCGACGCCAGCAGTTGCCGCCGCGCGGAGCAACTGGCCCAGGGACTGGGGATTGCCCGCTTCGATTGGCTGCTCCTGCTGGATCCGCTGCCGGCCGAGCCCAAGGGCTGTTGGTCGCGTCTGGCGCTGACGACGGTCGATCGGCTCTTGCCGCAGCAGCGCCTGAGGAGTCCGGGCTTGGAGGTGAGCCGCCTCAGCGCCGATAGCCAGGGCCTTCTGCTGAGCGCTGGGCGGCAGCGCTGGCAGGTGCTGCCCGATCGGCAGGCCTGGTGGAGCTGGCGTCGCCAGGGCCGCAGCGGCGGCTCGCTCTGGCTTGGCTTTGTGCCAACGGCCCGCGAGCGCAAGGAGCTCCAACAGCGCCGGGGGCTTACGGCCTGGTGGCCCCCTGCCGGTTCCACCAGCGGATGGCACCAGAGCTGA
- the ubiE gene encoding bifunctional demethylmenaquinone methyltransferase/2-methoxy-6-polyprenyl-1,4-benzoquinol methylase UbiE: MPPSPESFAAIPPGNPEAVRELFDRIAPQYDRLNDLLSLGLHRLWKRQAVAWLQPAPGQRLLDLCCGTGDLALLLAEKVRPAGLVLGLDAAAAPLEQARRRASRCPWLPLEFRQADAQATELSDAWADGAVMAYGLRNLADPAAGLQELRRLLRPGGRAAVLDFNRALNPQGLTAQFQRVYLRQLVVPLAKRAGLEAQYAYLEDSLARFPTGPQQERLAIEAGFSHARHQLLAGGQMGLLQLIA, translated from the coding sequence ATGCCGCCGAGCCCTGAGTCCTTCGCTGCCATCCCGCCTGGCAATCCCGAGGCGGTGCGCGAGTTGTTCGACCGGATCGCTCCGCAGTACGACCGGCTGAATGACCTGTTGAGCCTGGGGCTCCATCGCCTCTGGAAGCGTCAGGCCGTGGCTTGGCTGCAGCCAGCCCCGGGGCAGCGCTTGCTGGACCTCTGCTGCGGGACGGGGGATCTCGCGCTGCTGCTCGCCGAGAAGGTGCGCCCCGCGGGCTTGGTCCTGGGGTTGGATGCGGCGGCGGCGCCCCTGGAGCAGGCCCGGCGCCGGGCCTCCCGTTGCCCCTGGCTACCCCTGGAGTTCCGCCAGGCCGATGCCCAGGCCACCGAGCTGTCCGACGCCTGGGCTGACGGTGCTGTGATGGCCTACGGCCTGCGCAACCTGGCGGACCCCGCCGCTGGTCTCCAGGAACTGCGGCGCTTGCTCCGTCCCGGTGGTCGCGCTGCGGTGCTCGATTTCAACCGCGCCTTGAATCCCCAGGGACTGACGGCCCAGTTCCAGCGCGTGTACCTGCGTCAGTTGGTGGTGCCCCTGGCGAAACGCGCTGGCCTGGAGGCCCAGTACGCCTACCTGGAGGACAGCCTGGCGCGCTTCCCCACCGGCCCCCAGCAGGAGCGTTTGGCCATCGAGGCTGGCTTCAGCCACGCGCGGCATCAACTCCTGGCCGGCGGCCAGATGGGGCTGCTGCAACTGATCGCCTAG
- a CDS encoding Fe2+-dependent dioxygenase, with product MRFSLEPLLSPEQAAQICGRLRRAADWRSGQESAGWHARGVKNNQQLDRSSPLHRELVAAIEPRLAAHPLVQAAAFPRSIHSLLFSPCTAGEGYGRHIDNAWMEGGRSDLSFTVFLSPPADYDGGALTLETPGGSESFRLPAGHGLVYPSTELHSVEPVLAGERYVLVGWIESRIRQAEQRELLFELDTARRALFSRTGKDEVFDLISRSYSNLLRRWDC from the coding sequence ATGCGCTTTTCATTGGAGCCCCTGTTGTCTCCTGAACAGGCAGCGCAGATTTGCGGGCGATTGCGCCGCGCCGCGGACTGGCGCTCGGGGCAGGAGAGCGCGGGTTGGCATGCCCGGGGGGTGAAAAACAATCAGCAGTTGGATCGCTCCAGCCCGCTGCACCGGGAGCTGGTGGCTGCGATTGAACCGCGCTTGGCCGCGCATCCCCTAGTTCAGGCTGCGGCCTTTCCGCGCTCGATCCACAGCTTGCTGTTCAGCCCTTGCACCGCTGGCGAGGGCTATGGGCGTCACATCGACAACGCCTGGATGGAGGGAGGACGGAGCGACCTCTCGTTCACCGTCTTTTTAAGCCCGCCTGCTGACTACGACGGGGGTGCCCTCACGCTGGAGACTCCTGGGGGAAGCGAGAGCTTCCGCCTGCCTGCGGGACATGGTTTGGTTTATCCCAGCACCGAACTCCACAGCGTCGAGCCGGTCTTGGCAGGGGAGCGCTATGTGCTGGTGGGCTGGATTGAAAGCCGGATTCGCCAGGCGGAGCAGCGGGAGCTGTTGTTTGAGCTCGATACCGCGCGCAGGGCACTGTTCTCGAGGACGGGAAAAGACGAGGTCTTTGATCTCATCAGCCGCAGCTACAGCAACCTGCTGCGGCGTTGGGATTGCTGA
- a CDS encoding multicopper oxidase domain-containing protein, protein MHDRASRADALDPSLATGWSRRRLLQLGTLVIGCGTLAGLGLKSSAQAKQEPVPPFDPTEALRAFNRGTRIEENGRSIRVFEVEAQSTTVPLGAGVLFRAWTLEGRIPGPTLRAQQGERIRVVFRNGDSTSHSLHFHGVHPAAMDGIEPVRQGRSTIYEFDLDEAGLFPYHCHIAPVTRHVGKGLFGLLLVDPIVARAPADELVLVMHGYDLNNDGQNELYAFNGLPDWYHHHPIQIQQGHLVRLFLLNMTELEAPLTFHIHANSFDVLRSGFRERTDVVTLGIAERQILEFRYPFSGRYMFHPHQDQIAERGCMGLFEVTPARDRQPSAI, encoded by the coding sequence ATGCATGATCGAGCAAGCCGCGCCGATGCGCTGGATCCCTCTCTCGCGACGGGTTGGTCACGCCGGCGCCTCCTGCAGCTGGGAACCCTGGTGATCGGCTGCGGAACGCTCGCTGGCCTTGGCTTGAAGTCTTCGGCGCAAGCGAAGCAGGAACCCGTCCCGCCGTTTGATCCCACCGAGGCCCTACGGGCGTTCAACCGCGGGACTCGCATCGAGGAAAACGGACGCAGCATCAGGGTCTTTGAGGTGGAAGCGCAAAGCACCACGGTCCCCCTTGGAGCGGGCGTGTTGTTTCGGGCCTGGACCCTCGAGGGCCGCATCCCTGGACCGACCCTGCGGGCCCAACAGGGCGAGCGGATCCGGGTGGTGTTCCGCAATGGAGACAGCACCTCCCACAGCCTTCACTTCCACGGGGTCCATCCAGCGGCCATGGATGGGATCGAGCCGGTGCGCCAAGGGCGCAGCACGATCTATGAATTCGACCTGGATGAGGCCGGGCTATTCCCTTATCACTGCCACATCGCCCCAGTCACCCGGCATGTGGGCAAAGGTCTCTTTGGCCTGCTGCTGGTGGACCCCATCGTTGCGAGAGCACCAGCCGATGAACTCGTGCTGGTCATGCATGGCTACGACCTCAACAACGACGGGCAAAACGAGCTCTATGCCTTCAACGGGCTACCTGACTGGTATCACCATCACCCCATCCAGATCCAACAGGGACACCTCGTGCGCCTCTTTCTGTTGAACATGACCGAACTGGAAGCGCCGTTGACCTTCCACATTCACGCCAACAGCTTTGATGTCCTCCGCTCAGGATTTCGTGAGCGAACCGATGTGGTGACGCTTGGAATCGCGGAACGCCAAATTCTCGAATTCCGCTATCCCTTCTCAGGGCGCTACATGTTCCATCCCCATCAAGATCAAATCGCTGAGCGGGGCTGCATGGGACTGTTTGAGGTGACCCCTGCACGGGATCGCCAACCCAGTGCCATTTGA
- a CDS encoding iron uptake porin gives MTMITRLSPLLLAGLLGLSQPSPAAEQERVNTLSQFSDLQPSDWAYQALSNLIEHYGCVAGYPNGNFSGTQALSRYEAAALLNTCLDRITEVTDQLKRLTKDFERELAVLRGRVDALDAKVGVLEASQFSTTTKLSGLAVFVVGGNQFYGNAQSRNVSRCPETLDVEKQNDDPQFLQYGIEQSRRCFGAASFNYELELYSDTSFSGKDLLRLVMRTGNFTLSSNSFGGPFPAPTHLSQLEVAFQEIGKPNEISIDRLFYQFPAGDFTVSLGGRIGQDDMLAIWPSVYPSQTVLDVTSVNGAPEAYNKNLGTGAGLWWQKDGWSVSANYVADRGGLGDPAMGGIATAGSGGTGTVQVGYGRDRFGLAAIYSLLQNQTPWIGYSTNFVTESQLHHAGSTAAYGLSGYWVPAQDGWIPSVSAGFGLNTTTYAADVERDGLAKNSRSWTVGLQWTNAFVQGNSAGMAVGQATYATSLYGDLGANDANYVWEWWYAFQVSDNLAVTPALFYLSRPQGANTPSGESFNQLGALVKTTFRF, from the coding sequence ATGACGATGATCACGCGGCTGAGTCCGCTCCTCCTGGCTGGCCTTTTGGGACTGAGCCAGCCCAGCCCCGCGGCGGAGCAGGAACGGGTCAACACGCTGAGCCAGTTCTCCGATCTTCAACCCAGCGATTGGGCCTATCAAGCACTCAGCAACCTGATCGAGCACTACGGCTGCGTCGCCGGCTACCCCAACGGCAACTTCAGCGGGACGCAGGCACTGAGCCGCTACGAGGCCGCCGCCCTGCTGAACACCTGTCTCGATCGAATCACAGAGGTCACAGATCAACTCAAGCGACTGACGAAGGACTTCGAGCGGGAGCTGGCCGTCTTACGAGGCCGGGTCGATGCCCTTGACGCCAAGGTGGGCGTGCTGGAGGCCAGCCAGTTCTCCACCACCACCAAACTCTCCGGCCTGGCGGTCTTCGTGGTCGGTGGCAACCAGTTCTATGGCAATGCCCAAAGCCGGAACGTGAGCCGCTGCCCCGAAACCCTGGACGTCGAAAAACAAAACGACGACCCCCAGTTCCTGCAGTACGGCATTGAACAATCCAGGCGCTGCTTCGGCGCCGCCTCCTTCAACTACGAACTCGAGCTGTACTCCGACACGAGCTTCAGCGGCAAGGACCTGCTGCGCCTGGTGATGCGGACCGGAAACTTCACGCTCTCCAGCAATAGTTTTGGAGGCCCCTTCCCCGCACCGACCCACCTCTCGCAACTGGAGGTGGCCTTCCAAGAGATCGGGAAGCCCAACGAGATCTCAATCGACCGGCTCTTCTATCAATTCCCTGCCGGCGACTTCACCGTCTCACTCGGTGGGCGCATCGGCCAGGACGACATGCTGGCCATCTGGCCCAGCGTCTACCCCAGCCAGACAGTTCTCGATGTCACCAGCGTCAACGGTGCACCCGAGGCCTACAACAAGAACCTCGGCACCGGGGCGGGACTCTGGTGGCAGAAGGATGGATGGTCCGTCAGTGCGAACTACGTCGCGGACCGCGGCGGCCTGGGCGATCCAGCCATGGGCGGCATCGCCACCGCGGGATCTGGCGGAACCGGCACGGTCCAGGTCGGCTACGGCCGCGATCGCTTTGGCCTGGCGGCGATCTACTCCCTCCTCCAGAACCAAACACCCTGGATTGGCTACAGCACCAACTTCGTGACTGAAAGCCAGCTCCACCATGCCGGCAGCACAGCGGCCTATGGCCTCAGTGGCTATTGGGTCCCCGCCCAAGACGGCTGGATCCCGTCGGTGAGTGCCGGCTTCGGCCTCAACACCACGACCTATGCCGCCGATGTCGAGCGCGACGGACTCGCCAAGAACAGCCGCTCCTGGACCGTCGGGCTCCAGTGGACCAATGCCTTCGTGCAAGGCAACAGCGCCGGCATGGCGGTGGGACAGGCCACCTATGCCACCAGCCTCTATGGGGACCTGGGCGCCAACGACGCCAACTACGTCTGGGAGTGGTGGTACGCCTTCCAGGTCAGCGACAACCTGGCGGTGACGCCGGCGCTCTTCTACCTGAGCCGGCCGCAGGGAGCCAATACCCCGAGCGGCGAGAGCTTCAACCAGCTCGGGGCCCTGGTCAAAACCACCTTCCGCTTCTGA
- the hisF gene encoding imidazole glycerol phosphate synthase subunit HisF, whose protein sequence is MVAKRIIPCLDVADGRVVKGVNFVGLRDAGDPVELACRYSASGADELVFLDIAASHQGRATLVDLVRRTAEAVTIPFTVGGGISSVEGITELLRAGADKVSLNSSAVRDPELVARGAERFGCQCIVVAIDARRREDGWDVYVKGGRENTGLDAVAWARRVVELGAGEILLTSMDGDGTQAGYELNLTRAVSDAVDVPVIASGGAGCIDHIAQALDTSPGGGHASAALLASLLHDGVLTVEQIKTDLLGRGLNIRPLEAGSRAA, encoded by the coding sequence ATGGTCGCCAAACGGATCATTCCCTGCCTGGATGTGGCCGACGGTCGGGTGGTGAAGGGGGTGAACTTTGTTGGCCTGCGCGATGCCGGTGATCCCGTCGAGCTGGCCTGCCGCTACAGCGCCTCCGGGGCCGATGAGTTGGTCTTTCTCGACATCGCCGCCAGCCACCAGGGGCGGGCCACCCTGGTGGATCTGGTGCGGCGCACTGCCGAGGCGGTGACGATCCCCTTCACCGTGGGTGGAGGCATCAGTTCTGTGGAGGGCATCACTGAACTGCTGCGGGCAGGGGCCGACAAGGTCAGCCTCAATTCCTCGGCCGTGCGGGATCCGGAGCTGGTGGCCCGTGGCGCGGAACGCTTTGGCTGCCAGTGCATCGTTGTGGCGATCGACGCCCGTCGCCGTGAGGACGGCTGGGACGTCTATGTCAAAGGTGGCCGCGAGAACACGGGGCTCGATGCGGTCGCCTGGGCGCGCCGCGTGGTGGAGCTGGGCGCCGGGGAGATTCTGTTGACCTCGATGGATGGGGATGGCACCCAGGCGGGCTACGAGCTGAACCTCACCCGGGCGGTCTCCGATGCCGTGGATGTGCCGGTGATTGCCAGCGGCGGCGCCGGCTGCATCGACCACATCGCCCAGGCCCTCGATACCTCACCAGGCGGTGGCCATGCCTCTGCCGCTCTGTTGGCGTCTCTGCTCCATGACGGGGTGCTGACGGTGGAGCAGATCAAGACCGACCTGCTCGGCCGGGGCCTGAACATTCGGCCGCTGGAGGCCGGGTCGCGCGCCGCTTAA
- the glyQ gene encoding glycine--tRNA ligase subunit alpha — translation MHFQDIIQTLNRFWAERGCLILQPYDTEKGAGTMSPHTVLRAIGPEPWAVAYPEPCRRPTDGRYGDNPNRAQHYFQYQVLIKPSPDAIQETYLASLEALGIRAKEHDIRFVEDNWESPTLGAWGVGWEVWLDGMEVTQFTYFQQCGGIDCRPVSIEITYGLERLAMYLQDVESIWDLSWDGNRSYGDIWLPFEKGQCTYNFEASNPERLKQLFAIYEAEAADLVAKKLPAPALDFVLKCSHTFNLLEARGVISVTERTATIGRIRNLARQVAEAWLEEREALGFPLLKQETAVAA, via the coding sequence GTGCACTTCCAGGACATCATCCAGACCCTGAACCGTTTCTGGGCCGAGCGGGGTTGCCTGATCCTTCAGCCCTACGACACGGAGAAGGGTGCGGGAACGATGAGCCCCCACACGGTGCTGCGGGCAATCGGGCCGGAGCCCTGGGCTGTGGCCTATCCCGAGCCCTGCCGCCGGCCCACCGATGGCCGCTATGGCGATAACCCCAACCGAGCGCAGCACTACTTCCAGTACCAGGTGCTGATCAAGCCCAGCCCGGATGCAATCCAGGAGACCTACCTGGCCTCGCTGGAAGCCCTGGGGATCCGCGCCAAGGAGCACGACATCCGCTTTGTGGAGGACAACTGGGAGTCCCCCACCCTGGGCGCCTGGGGTGTGGGCTGGGAGGTCTGGCTGGATGGCATGGAGGTGACCCAGTTCACCTACTTCCAGCAGTGCGGTGGCATCGACTGCCGGCCGGTGTCGATTGAGATCACCTATGGCCTGGAGCGTCTGGCCATGTATCTCCAGGACGTCGAGAGCATCTGGGATCTTTCCTGGGACGGCAACCGCTCCTACGGCGACATCTGGTTGCCATTTGAGAAGGGCCAGTGCACCTACAACTTTGAGGCCTCCAATCCCGAGCGCCTCAAGCAGCTGTTCGCGATCTATGAGGCCGAGGCCGCGGATCTGGTGGCCAAGAAGCTGCCGGCTCCGGCCCTGGACTTTGTGCTGAAGTGCAGCCACACCTTCAACCTGCTGGAGGCCCGCGGCGTGATCTCGGTGACCGAGCGCACCGCGACGATCGGCCGGATCCGCAACCTGGCCCGTCAAGTCGCCGAGGCCTGGCTGGAGGAGCGCGAGGCGTTGGGGTTCCCGCTGCTCAAGCAAGAGACGGCGGTCGCGGCCTAA
- a CDS encoding DUF2862 domain-containing protein, whose amino-acid sequence MSQAAITVGSKVRVTRVRDRIPADLVSALQSDATGTVKDFKVTDGKGIGVVVELSNGTTTWFFDDEITAA is encoded by the coding sequence ATGTCCCAGGCTGCCATCACCGTCGGCTCGAAGGTGCGGGTCACCCGGGTGCGCGATCGCATCCCCGCCGACTTGGTTTCCGCCCTGCAGAGCGATGCCACCGGCACCGTCAAGGACTTCAAGGTGACCGATGGCAAGGGCATCGGCGTGGTGGTTGAGCTGAGCAACGGCACCACCACCTGGTTCTTCGACGACGAAATCACCGCCGCCTGA